cttttgtttcactctgtcgtaactttatccaaatgtgttacaggtttgtatattaaccaaacttagtgtccattttcacgggttgaaactagggtccgcGCCTTTAAGAACATGAACTTTTAGAATGTcccttaaaatgttttatcctATTAATTATGACAGATCCTAACATTCATCAGCTACCATTTTGTTTACAtgcaaacacattaaaaacaggAGCaccaaattaatataaataaaactacaatcaactggggggggggaggggggggggctacaaaattaacaaatgttcaCTAAAAACTTAAGCTAACAGGCATGCATATAATAATACTATGCAAATTAGGCTTatctaagaaaaaaaacatttccagcTGCATATACGGTACTAAAAAACCAGACCAAGCACTTGATGTCTGCGTAGCAATATTCATCTGGGCACTATTTCTTGTAAATCTTCACAGCACTATACATCACTTGACCTTTCTGTGCGACCTTttttttccctctctctctctcttttttttcctttttgttattttatccaATGAGAATTCCTGCTATAACATgatttccattttgtttttggataCTAACAGCACCGATATGTTCTTCTAGTCAGGACTGACTACATTAACCGACAAAATTCGattcaaccaatcaaattgTTGGTTAGATTTCACTTCATGAAGGACTAGAACAAcgcataatattataaaaattaatacattcaaATGAAAATCAGTAAAATGTCTTGAGGTAGGTGATCCAGCAACCAACTGCTTGGGATGAAAAGACAAAATGGCAAAACCTTAATGTTCCAATTTTGGTCAGACAGCCACACAATTGCAAAATATAGTACATGAATTTTTTGCCATACAAAGCTGGAAACCTATCGAGGAGAGAAAAATAGTTCTTTTTTCCTCCCCACCCAAATCTTAATAGCTGAGTTGTGGAACATATGTGtgaacatacacacaaacaatgaAATGCAGGGGAGACAACTGTAATACAGGGGAGATAACTCCTGTGATAATATACAACCCTGAGCTTAGTTGTTAGTTCAGATTCATTGGAGATCACTTACTAATAATACTGCAGATTTCAAAGTGCCAAAATTGTTCACttcaaacttaaaaaaaaaaaaattgttcacttgcttttatgaataataaaataaaaaaattcactcCCTTTAAAAGTGTGAGTCTGTTTTAATGGAATGAAAAATTTCCTTCAGCTGTGAGCAGCTCTGGCAATGTGCAGGAAAAAATCCACCTTATCTTTGGCACAGTGCCCACACATGTTGCACTTGTATGGGTCCTGGTAACCATGGTAGCCCATATGCATGGTGTACATGATACAGTTTCGGAATGCTATTTCGCAGTACGGACACTCATAGTGTTCCAAACCGTGTGGGAAGCCCTTCTGTTTGAGGTGACTAATACCGTTTGGCAGGACAGtgtggtgggggaggggcaggTGCGACGCCCCGTTGGAATGGGGGAGGGGCACCGGCCCGTTTCGTGGGGGGGTCTCCAGGACGATTTCACTGCTCTGCTTGGGATTTCCGACAGGCGTCGAAGGGTCGTTGAGTATCTTCCATGCCAGTTCGGTTCCTCGACGCAGCGCCGGCGTCATGGGCTTGCGTCGATTCGTGAAAACAGAATGTGCAATGTCAGACGCAGGGTCTGCGACATCGCCATGCAGGTCCTTGTCCGATGGGACGTCGCGCGTCACGGGACTTCTCGAGTCGTGAGCTTCCGGAGTGTCGACTTCACTCTTGTCCATGACATAATCTTGACGCTTGACCTCCGAGTCGTGTTGTAACTGATTATTCATGAACTGTATGTTATTATGAATCTGCTCCAGATCGGCCTTCAGACTCGTATTAGGATCCGACTCGCATTTCATCCCGCTCtcctcctcatcatcatcatcatcgttgttATCACCATCATTGACACCGCAGTTACCATCATCAGCGACACCGTTTTTGGGACTAGGTTTCTGGCAAGCGTTGGTCATCATCATGTCCTCCCTTTCCACTTTCATCTCACCCGACGCTTCTGTGGATTCGTCGCTCTCGCTCTCGTACGACGAACCGTTCTGTTTCTCCTGTAGCTTCAAACACAGTGTGTCCAGCTTGTAAGCTTTTCCTTTCCTTGATCTCTTTCTTGGACTAGCTTCCACCACCTCCTGACTCGGTGGAGTTGGGTTCTCTCCCATTTTCATCTCCTCTTCGGGAGCCGACCGTTTTAAATACGATGGCATATCGTTTTCAGGAGTTGGTCGCTTTAAATATGATGGCATATCCTTTTTGGGGGTCGATCGTTTTAAATATGATGGCATATCATCTTCGGGGGCCGACCGTTTTAAATACGATGGCATATCGTCTTCGGGAGCAGACCGTTTTAAATACGATGGCATATCGTCTTCGGGTGCTGACCGTTTTAAATACGATGGCATATCGTCTTCGGGGGCCGACCGTTTTAAATACGATGGCATATCGTCTTCGGGGGCTGACCGTTTTAAATATGATGCCATCTCCTCTTCGGATGACGGTCGTTTTAAATACGATGGCATATGATGCATGTGGGAGGATGGGATTTCTGGAGAAACTGACTTGGGCTTGGTGAGATCTAGCGGCGTCTCTTTGCGCGGGCCGGCCTTTGACGACATCGATCCTCCGAACTTCAGCGTCATCTGTTTGAGAATATCGGTTGCGTCATCGGCCTGCGACAACACCGACTCCTGTCTGTTCCTGCCGGCGTGGCTGTACAGCTCAGGAAGACTCTGTGACTCCGCGGAATATGACATCATCTGCTGCATCCTCTCGCCCACCGAGTCACGACCGCCGCCGCCACCGATGCTGTTCCGCGGCCACGAGTGGGGGCTCGTCTTGCTGGCATCCGACTCGGACTCAGTCTGTACATGCAGCATGCTATTGCTGTTCGGGTAGGAGTGGCTGGCGGGTAGGTGCATCATGGGCTTGTGCATCCTGTTCTGTCGTGATTTGTTCGCGTGCTCGTCAAGGAGCGCCTCAGAGGAGATCCCGAACATCGTGAAGAGGTCCTGGTTCTCGGCGTGGGCGTGCACCTTCACCACGTGGCTGCTCATGACATCGGCGCTGTCGGCCGTGAACACGCACAGGTTGCACCGTATCACCCCGCCCCCGCCTTCCTCGTTGCCCTTCATCATCGTGCCCAGCCTGTCGGGAGAACTCATCATCGACTGGAGTGTTGCCGTCGTCGTCGGAACCATCGAACTCATTGAACCCATCGAACCCATCTTACTGGTGGGAACTAGAGGCGGGGGAGGCGGCGGCGGGGGGTGGTGGATTCCGTTGGGGATGTGATTCATCAGGGGCCAGTACGGCGACATCAGACCCGCATTCATCCCAGGGGTCATCCCCGGGGTCATCGGCGGAGTCATCCCGGCCATCGATGACATGGGGAAGTTAAACAGCGGCCCCAGATTCCCGAAATGATCGTTCTTCTCCTTCCGGGGCCCTCTCGGCCCTCGCGGTGGGCCCCTCTTTGCGAGCAGCGACAGACCCGCGCTTTCGATATCCAGCCCCTGTGGGAGGCTCCCGTCGTTGTTGAGTATTGCGGCCGGCTTGTGGTTGTACTTGCGGAGGTGCAGCTTCAGGCTGTGGCAGTACTTGGTGGCGTACGTGCAGTCGGCGCACCGGTACTGGTACACGTTGGTGTGCGACTTCATGTGGCTGTTGAGCATCGACTTGTTCACGCACGAGTAGTTGCACTTGTTGCACTTGAATGGCTTCGAGCCGAAGTGGTTGCGCAGGTGGTACTCCAGGTGGTGCTTGTACTCGGTGACGAACGGGCACCGCGGGCACTGCAAAAGCTTCTCCTCCTTGATGTGGGACCGCGCGTGCTGCCAGAATTCAACCTGCGTTGGGAAGAGTAAAATTTAGTTGAAATAGAAATATGCTAGGGTTGGAGAgaacaaggactgggatgtggaggtggacagtaaaagaagttgaaagaaaggaagaaataagacggaattcaaaggagagaaaggaatgcggttggagagacaaggattgggatgtggagatggacagttaaagaagttgaaagaaaggaagacaggatggaattcaaagagagaaaggaatgtagttggagagacaaggacatggtttttgatatagcagtcgtggtgcactagcttgaacgagaaatagcccaatgtgcccatcgatggggatcgatcctagaccgactgctcatcaagcgagcactttgccATGGGGCTGCGTCCCGCTCTCACTATTTATGTAGTAACATAGATTATATTTggtggtggtgtcgtggttaagccatcggacataaggctggtaggtactgggttcaaataACAAAagtagaaataaatataaatacactaaattttaatatatatatatttttaattaaaaataaaaacaagaataataatttaaaaaattaatcataaatgaataaataaataatgaaatgaaatctaacgtatataataaaaaataaaaaatcacctTTGTTATTGTTGAAAACTCGCACTGCTTGCAGCGGTATACTTTCGGACGACCTGGCATTGTGCGTTGAACTTTATTCGGATTATTCGGGTCTTCGTTTGTGTGGAAGTCTTTGATGTGTCGCTTGAGTCGACCCTCCGTTCTAGATGTGTAGTCGCAGTGTGGACAACTGTACTCAAAGTGGATACTCATGTGCTCATCAAACAAGTCCTTGCACTTTCCTGGAAATAACACGACGCATGTCATATACAGAGTATTGCATGGGTGGCCATTACATACCAACCATTTATCTTAGAAGTTGCTCCAAAACAAAATCTgctaacaaagttaaagtttgtttttcttaacaacaccactagagcacgttgatttattcatca
Above is a genomic segment from Gigantopelta aegis isolate Gae_Host chromosome 7, Gae_host_genome, whole genome shotgun sequence containing:
- the LOC121376747 gene encoding uncharacterized protein LOC121376747 yields the protein MSHQPMLQQQHEENQQQQHYGNNNSNNNHHHHQGYNHHHNHQHHLASITDNLHAAEQARTASANNIFHSSLQKFYEGYKVASHDTERFSALSRSFSDSYNLAKEQLLSPSLFNARYSNQSMSERKEEVYKSEIENCAAVKNCNDHGVDRSLEDRNIDRNLEDRNIGRNLEERDVDCSLKNSSAPDSLSEKPYSKSIDDDSVEKQEKEEELTQGIPIPSFYDNFKLSKDGENVKLGDVCEYEKTVNDEDVNKGSSILNSSLNDSYRSEDNSSPDCSSNQRPLYPHANSLDRSSTQELSRSFSYHNSTGGGNLPAGLYEERGYPPNRRYSLPTPPLSEYFRSPVSSTSPTASSVSLLHASNIHPNSAGIYFCHLCSYSGKCKDLFDEHMSIHFEYSCPHCDYTSRTEGRLKRHIKDFHTNEDPNNPNKVQRTMPGRPKVYRCKQCEFSTITKVEFWQHARSHIKEEKLLQCPRCPFVTEYKHHLEYHLRNHFGSKPFKCNKCNYSCVNKSMLNSHMKSHTNVYQYRCADCTYATKYCHSLKLHLRKYNHKPAAILNNDGSLPQGLDIESAGLSLLAKRGPPRGPRGPRKEKNDHFGNLGPLFNFPMSSMAGMTPPMTPGMTPGMNAGLMSPYWPLMNHIPNGIHHPPPPPPPPLVPTSKMGSMGSMSSMVPTTTATLQSMMSSPDRLGTMMKGNEEGGGGVIRCNLCVFTADSADVMSSHVVKVHAHAENQDLFTMFGISSEALLDEHANKSRQNRMHKPMMHLPASHSYPNSNSMLHVQTESESDASKTSPHSWPRNSIGGGGGRDSVGERMQQMMSYSAESQSLPELYSHAGRNRQESVLSQADDATDILKQMTLKFGGSMSSKAGPRKETPLDLTKPKSVSPEIPSSHMHHMPSYLKRPSSEEEMASYLKRSAPEDDMPSYLKRSAPEDDMPSYLKRSAPEDDMPSYLKRSAPEDDMPSYLKRSAPEDDMPSYLKRSTPKKDMPSYLKRPTPENDMPSYLKRSAPEEEMKMGENPTPPSQEVVEASPRKRSRKGKAYKLDTLCLKLQEKQNGSSYESESDESTEASGEMKVEREDMMMTNACQKPSPKNGVADDGNCGVNDGDNNDDDDDEEESGMKCESDPNTSLKADLEQIHNNIQFMNNQLQHDSEVKRQDYVMDKSEVDTPEAHDSRSPVTRDVPSDKDLHGDVADPASDIAHSVFTNRRKPMTPALRRGTELAWKILNDPSTPVGNPKQSSEIVLETPPRNGPVPLPHSNGASHLPLPHHTVLPNGISHLKQKGFPHGLEHYECPYCEIAFRNCIMYTMHMGYHGYQDPYKCNMCGHCAKDKVDFFLHIARAAHS